The following is a genomic window from Labeo rohita strain BAU-BD-2019 chromosome 11, IGBB_LRoh.1.0, whole genome shotgun sequence.
TCACATCCTGTTGATCTCTGAGAGtcttttctaaatgttttgcCTGATACAGGTTTGATTTGTTGGGCGTGAGGGTCATACGCTAGTCTGTCCGTTTTGGTGCCGTCCTCTCCGTCGAGTTTGACAGTGTGACCGTTTTGCTGATTCGTCTTCGTCTTATCCTCCAAAGCCCTTTCGCTCACCGTGCTGGAGACCTCGTCGACGTTCTCGTTTAGTGCGGCGGGTCTGAGTATGTTGAGGAGGTCTGACGACTGATGCATCTGTGTGTTTGAATCTGGGATGGAAGATTTTGGTAGATCAGAAGCAGCGCATGATGATATGGGTCGTGCCGCCGCTTCGGACGCCAGAAAGTGCTTTGCGTCGCTGTGACTGGCAGAGCTGCCGTTTCTTTCTCTGATGTTATGTTCATTTTGGGAACGCCGAGTGGTTTTCAAGCTTGCGGTTTGTTGTAAACGCGTGATGGTCGAGGAATATGGTTTGATGGCACGAACAGGTATTTTACTCTTCCTGAAACGGTTTGGATAGTTTGTGGTTTTATCTGGTACAGAACCCTGAGATGTTTCAGCCCTCTCACTCATATTACTGTGCAAAAGAGATCTGCTGTAGTTTTCAGAAAGGGTTTGTGTCGCTCTAGAAACGCATTCAGCAGAAGTCGAATTGATTGCAAAGCTTGAGATCTCTTTTGCCGCGACTTCATTCGCTCCAACCAGCGTCTGCCAGCGCCGTATAAGATTTTTTAAACGTTGAACAAGATCTTCATCCGTGCTCCTTTTTCTTACATCATTGATCAACTTTCCAAGCCTGGtttcctaaaataaaacaaatcaaatcatcAAATCATTCCTTTCAGgcgattttttaaaaaagaaataatccACCAATGTTGAACaccattcttttttttcatactatggGCGTCAGTGGGGATCAGCAGTTCTTCCaagtattttcttttgtgtttagcaGAACAAAGAaactcatgcaggtttggaacaactgagggagagtaaatgatgatttctGGGGGTAATTAGCATTTTCAGTGTGAGACAGTACAGTGAATTAGTTTCTTACCACTAGAGCCTCTTTGGTCATGGGGAAACTCTCCAGGCAGCAGATCACGTCCAGCACAGCCATCATGTTCTGTATCTGCTGACAGACAGACGTTAGGCTGATGTCACTTCATGCTTTCATAACATTTTCTGtgcgttaaaaaaaaatggtaaactACAATGGTTAATGATTTCATATGATGCATCATTTTTCTCTATGCTCCTGTTTTTCTGTGCCTGGTCATAATCAGTAAAGTAGCTGTGGCTGGTGTATTTGAATCTGCTCTCACATGTGCACCTGCAGACACTCTTTCACATGTCAGTTAGCAGATGCGGttgcaaatgcaaatgtgaCAGGCTCGGATACTCGTTCCTCTTAGAATCGGTGAAAAACGCCCCAGGGAGTTaacgaaataaaaataaacctcaCCACAGTGAGACTGAGCAAACCAGCAAACGACGGTTTAGATGactttatattatatgttttttcatactatggaagtcaatggagatcagcaacattctttaaaacatcttcttttgcattcagcagaagaaagaaaaaaaaacatgcaggtGAAACATTGGTTTCCTAATACTCTCCACATAAAGCTTGGACAGAATGGGTAGGAAATGCAATATGTGGTTAAAATGCACGGTCAAATGAAGCGACAGTTGCTACTGATGATGAGACAAAACTGTAAAGGACTGTAGTCATTACTCACGTTATTTTGCGCGTCGATGGCCTGAAGGAGCTGTTCTTTGAGCTGATGAGGTCTTGATGAAGCTCTTTTCATTGTCAGACAGTGAGAAACATCCACGGACGGACTTGCAGCAGCAAGAACACATAATAGTAGCCAAGCTCTTCAAACGTGCACACGTCTCTCATATGAAAGCACTTTACTGCCAGCCCCGTATGAGCTCATCTGTCCGTGTCCGTGTCCGTGCACGCAGGCAAATGACTAAGATGTCCAAAAAAGGCTCCTACAGGTGCAGTAATGATTTCACATGGCCTACAGAATTCTCAATTAGACCACATATGAATCCAAGAAACTGTGCTTCAGCAGTTTGAATAgtttttgaagcatttttatgAGCTAATAGATTACACAcaatacttttaaaagtttattcGTCACATAGACATCTCAATGGTCTTGGGATCTTGTTTCTCATATACACAGCAGCAGAACAAGGTTTTACTGTGCAGTTCAGACAAACAACAACCAAAAGTCCACAATCTTTGTAAATCTGTTCTCTTTGAAATGTGTgcacatatataaacacaaagttAAGTAGCTGAAAAAGATCATAATGCAAATACAGTGTATATCTGTATGGATATTAGGACTATACCTGACTTACAATTTTTCTAGTCAACTAGTTGCATGTTTTATTCTGAAATATCATAAACTATTAAAGCAACTAAGGATGGAAATTGATGCCAGATTTTTGCACTGCACAATAGACTTCAGCTGTGTCTCAGTCTTGTCTCAGAATGAGGATCTCATGAAGGGTGAAGCTCCGGGGCTCATTCAGGGTTTTGAAGCTTCAGCAGCTGTTACAACAGCAGCctaaaatcatcat
Proteins encoded in this region:
- the LOC127173001 gene encoding mediator of RNA polymerase II transcription subunit 26 isoform X2, with product MKRASSRPHQLKEQLLQAIDAQNNIQNMMAVLDVICCLESFPMTKEALVETRLGKLINDVRKRSTDEDLVQRLKNLIRRWQTLVGANEVAAKEISSFAINSTSAECVSRATQTLSENYSRSLLHSNMSERAETSQGSVPDKTTNYPNRFRKSKIPVRAIKPYSSTITRLQQTASLKTTRRSQNEHNIRERNGSSASHSDAKHFLASEAAARPISSCAASDLPKSSIPDSNTQMHQSSDLLNILRPAALNENVDEVSSTVSERALEDKTKTNQQNGHTVKLDGEDGTKTDRLAYDPHAQQIKPVSGKTFRKDSQRSTGCEIQSSGDLKHSLRFFLQTNRREISLTAENSGMSSPVGGRIAEFPVTELPGVSREVSERDLVRIRRQRWHGVNGCYDNRNNWYDWTQSITLDPYGDGSKLKILPYVGVDYRL
- the LOC127173001 gene encoding mediator of RNA polymerase II transcription subunit 26 isoform X1, whose protein sequence is MKRASSRPHQLKEQLLQAIDAQNNQIQNMMAVLDVICCLESFPMTKEALVETRLGKLINDVRKRSTDEDLVQRLKNLIRRWQTLVGANEVAAKEISSFAINSTSAECVSRATQTLSENYSRSLLHSNMSERAETSQGSVPDKTTNYPNRFRKSKIPVRAIKPYSSTITRLQQTASLKTTRRSQNEHNIRERNGSSASHSDAKHFLASEAAARPISSCAASDLPKSSIPDSNTQMHQSSDLLNILRPAALNENVDEVSSTVSERALEDKTKTNQQNGHTVKLDGEDGTKTDRLAYDPHAQQIKPVSGKTFRKDSQRSTGCEIQSSGDLKHSLRFFLQTNRREISLTAENSGMSSPVGGRIAEFPVTELPGVSREVSERDLVRIRRQRWHGVNGCYDNRNNWYDWTQSITLDPYGDGSKLKILPYVGVDYRL